The DNA region CAAGGATGATCGGGGAAGTTGTTAAAACAAGCATAGTCAAAATGATGATAATGCCCGCAATCTGTAAGCACATGGAGAGTCCTGAATAGATCCCGTCCAGATTTATAGGCGCATTCGCGTTTCCTATTATATTCGTATCCGTTTCAGGCGGTAAAATAAAAATATGGTATATCATTGTGGACAAAAAAAGGAAAAGAACGGAGCCGATTGCAATGAATAATACCTTCCAAGAAAGTTCAGCTATTTTCCACAAAACAATAAGACCAGCTAGTAGTAGCGATGCCATGATTAAATTATTATTTATGATTAAGGCCAATGTCACTGCGATGGCAAACAATATTTTTGAGCGAGGATCTCTTTCTCCTATGTAGGAAGTATTTGATTGAAATAACAACCCTCCATTATTCACTTTTTCACCCCCAAACTTTTTAAAATCACCTGGGCGACTTGATCTACATCCCACGGCTGATCCGAAACCGACAACCCTTTATTTTGGAGAAAATGATTGAGCGCAATAAAAGGCAACGGCTTTAAATGGTTATCATGTAAAAAGTCAACATCTGATAATACGGTTAAGGGTTTTCCGTCCTTGATAATGCTTCCGTTTTTAAACACAACTAACCGTTCGGTATGCGAAATAATTTCCTCCCATCTATGAGTGACTAAAAGAATGGTCACTCCTGTGTTGTTCAGTTGATGAAGAACCTTAAACAAGGCGGTCCTTGATGGAAAGTCTAAGCCAACGGTTGGTTCGTCCAAGATTATGGTTTGGGGACGAAGAGCCAACACGCCAGCAAGCGCGACACGGCGTTTTTCTCCGCCGCTTAAGTCTAATGGGTGCCGATGTTTGAATGAGTTAAAATCAAGATTAACCTTGTGCATTGCTTCTTTGACGCGTTTTTCAATCTCAATGTCTTTCATGTTCTCTGACTGATTTTTTAGACCAAAGGCAATGTCTTCAAAAACAGTAGAAGCGAATAATTGATGTTCGGGGTATTGAAAGAGAAAACCGATCGTATTGTAAAGCTCGTATCTCTTTTGCAGGTGTGGATTTGCTCCTTGAATTAAGATTTCACCTTCCGTAGGCTTTAACAATCCTTTCAACAATTGAATAAAGGTAGACTTTCCAGATCCTGAATGACCAGCAATCCCGACAAACTCTCCCTGTTGGAAAGATATATTTATTTCTTTCAAAACGTTTGGGGTTCTTTTTGCATCATAGGAGAAAGATAAATTTTTTACTACTATTTCCATAATGCCGTCACCAATTCCTCTAAAGTAGGCCAGGCTGGAAGAGTGATCCCACCCGCTTGTAATCGATTGCTAAGCGCAGG from Ammoniphilus oxalaticus includes:
- a CDS encoding energy-coupling factor transporter transmembrane component T family protein, with protein sequence MNNGGLLFQSNTSYIGERDPRSKILFAIAVTLALIINNNLIMASLLLAGLIVLWKIAELSWKVLFIAIGSVLFLFLSTMIYHIFILPPETDTNIIGNANAPINLDGIYSGLSMCLQIAGIIIILTMLVLTTSPIILAEGMEALMKPLKKIKFPVHEGVMMFTISIRFLPILANEFDKIRKAQIARGNGFHRGTILKRARGIFPLLMPMFVQSILRAEELATAMDARCYQGDRVERTPLRLHKSSRADIIIVFIAILLLLITVCIRLGLC
- a CDS encoding ATP-binding cassette domain-containing protein: MEIVVKNLSFSYDAKRTPNVLKEINISFQQGEFVGIAGHSGSGKSTFIQLLKGLLKPTEGEILIQGANPHLQKRYELYNTIGFLFQYPEHQLFASTVFEDIAFGLKNQSENMKDIEIEKRVKEAMHKVNLDFNSFKHRHPLDLSGGEKRRVALAGVLALRPQTIILDEPTVGLDFPSRTALFKVLHQLNNTGVTILLVTHRWEEIISHTERLVVFKNGSIIKDGKPLTVLSDVDFLHDNHLKPLPFIALNHFLQNKGLSVSDQPWDVDQVAQVILKSLGVKK